In Paenibacillus ihbetae, the following are encoded in one genomic region:
- a CDS encoding DMT family transporter — translation MAGGLVLALIAGALVSLQNIFNNRVNAATGLWSTTTLVLGLGFAASLIISLAVEGAGTFQLERMKPWYWISGVIGVGVVICLVQATRMLGPTFAISIVMTSQLGFALLWDSLGWLGLEKVPFTMNQLIGVLVIISGILVFKLGGTQEKQESRRVHEGGE, via the coding sequence GTGGCCGGAGGATTGGTATTGGCGCTTATCGCCGGCGCTCTGGTAAGTCTGCAAAATATATTTAACAACCGGGTGAATGCGGCCACGGGATTATGGTCTACGACAACGCTGGTGCTCGGATTGGGCTTTGCCGCATCCTTGATCATAAGCCTGGCTGTCGAGGGTGCCGGCACGTTCCAGCTGGAACGGATGAAGCCCTGGTATTGGATCAGCGGGGTAATCGGCGTAGGCGTCGTAATATGCCTGGTTCAAGCAACGAGAATGCTTGGACCGACGTTTGCCATCTCGATTGTCATGACGTCCCAGCTCGGATTCGCTCTATTATGGGATTCCTTGGGCTGGCTCGGTCTTGAGAAGGTTCCGTTTACGATGAACCAGCTGATTGGAGTTCTGGTTATCATCAGCGGCATTCTGGTGTTTAAATTAGGAGGAACACAAGAGAAGCAGGAGTCACGGAGAGTACACGAAGGAGGAGAGTGA
- a CDS encoding DUF2269 family protein, protein MTVWLFLHITGSVLFVGNIITAAFWKVRADIEGNPSHIHRTAKNVMLADYVFTLPGLLLLIVSGIVMAGRYGFGIGGMNWLTASLVLFGVTGLIWGGILIPLQKSMIKHSGHSVELGAVTAGYKQASRYWAIFGTIATLLPLAILYFMVSKPF, encoded by the coding sequence ATGACGGTATGGCTGTTTCTTCATATAACCGGAAGCGTGCTGTTTGTGGGGAATATCATAACGGCAGCGTTCTGGAAGGTAAGGGCCGATATTGAAGGCAATCCGTCCCACATCCACCGGACGGCGAAGAATGTAATGCTGGCCGACTACGTGTTTACGCTGCCGGGATTGTTGCTGCTTATCGTTTCCGGCATCGTGATGGCTGGTCGCTACGGATTCGGGATCGGCGGAATGAATTGGCTCACCGCATCGCTTGTCTTGTTTGGCGTGACGGGACTGATTTGGGGAGGCATATTGATCCCATTACAGAAAAGCATGATTAAGCACAGCGGACACTCCGTAGAACTTGGAGCGGTCACGGCAGGGTATAAGCAGGCGTCAAGGTATTGGGCGATATTCGGGACGATCGCAACCCTGCTTCCCCTCGCCATCCTTTATTTTATGGTGTCTAAGCCATTTTGA
- a CDS encoding MDR family MFS transporter produces the protein MQIRLWNTNLKVRLFGEALFNMLVWMYFPFIAVYFGNALGNDIAGMLMTVPPLFSMAGSLIGGALADRVGRRPVMLMGAALQTLMFAVFAMSPSHWLDYAAFIAIGFGGAVYRPASTAMVADLVPAQDRRQVFATFTTANNIGAVLGPALGAVFFFYYRQELLWTCSIILLLYFIAIYFIVKESMPTGERSAERSSPVGEIWKEQWKGYGVIFRDKVFLVYILAGIFALVAIMQLDLYLAVYVTNYVPAQALFSWEEGELMLTSTEILGWLLGLNGLLFVLFILPVTKWLRHWKERDVFIMSSLLSGIGTFALGFSTNLWFLFIVTIVFTFGEIVRSPVMQSFISHYAPEHARGQYMGADNLQYTIGRFLAPVTVFLSAWIPPMGIFSLILLSALISVVLYVQLFRIYPASSKQ, from the coding sequence ATGCAAATTCGTTTATGGAATACCAATTTAAAAGTTCGATTATTTGGCGAAGCGCTGTTCAATATGCTCGTGTGGATGTACTTTCCGTTTATTGCGGTTTACTTCGGGAACGCATTAGGAAATGATATCGCGGGGATGCTGATGACGGTTCCTCCGTTATTCAGCATGGCCGGGAGCTTGATCGGAGGCGCTTTGGCGGACCGGGTGGGACGCCGTCCCGTCATGCTGATGGGCGCTGCGCTCCAAACCTTGATGTTTGCCGTATTCGCCATGTCGCCTTCTCATTGGCTCGATTATGCCGCATTTATCGCCATCGGTTTTGGCGGGGCCGTGTATCGGCCGGCCAGTACGGCGATGGTGGCAGACCTGGTTCCGGCACAAGACCGGCGTCAAGTGTTCGCTACATTCACGACCGCCAATAATATCGGGGCTGTGTTAGGCCCGGCCCTTGGAGCGGTATTCTTCTTCTATTACCGGCAGGAGCTGTTGTGGACCTGCTCGATCATCCTGCTGCTGTATTTCATCGCCATTTATTTTATCGTTAAAGAATCCATGCCGACTGGTGAGCGAAGCGCAGAGCGTTCCTCACCGGTGGGCGAGATATGGAAGGAGCAGTGGAAGGGATACGGCGTAATTTTTCGCGACAAAGTGTTTCTGGTGTACATACTAGCAGGGATATTCGCGCTGGTAGCGATTATGCAGCTGGATTTGTATTTAGCCGTCTACGTCACGAACTACGTGCCTGCTCAGGCTTTGTTCTCCTGGGAGGAGGGCGAGCTGATGCTCACCAGCACCGAAATTTTAGGATGGCTGCTCGGCTTGAACGGTCTCTTGTTTGTACTGTTTATCCTGCCGGTAACCAAATGGCTGCGCCACTGGAAAGAACGCGACGTATTCATTATGTCATCACTGTTATCCGGAATAGGGACGTTCGCCCTCGGCTTCAGCACCAATCTATGGTTCCTGTTTATCGTTACGATCGTGTTTACATTCGGCGAGATTGTTCGCTCACCGGTCATGCAGAGCTTTATCAGCCATTATGCGCCCGAGCATGCAAGAGGACAATACATGGGCGCGGATAACCTGCAGTATACGATCGGGCGATTTTTAGCGCCGGTGACCGTGTTTTTATCGGCGTGGATCCCGCCAATGGGGATATTCAGCCTGATCCTGCTGTCAGCACTTATTAGCGTCGTTCTATACGTTCAGTTGTTCAGAATATACCCCGCCTCGTCAAAACAATAG
- the infC gene encoding translation initiation factor IF-3: MLLMNEKIKAREVELTGLDGEDLGIMSRDEALALAKANKADLVCTSLFSSPPPCKLVSRGMAKQEAVKEKRGQKQADGPVKVKEFRLTVHIEDYDYDTKLSQMQRLLESGKAVQPIIRIQGKEGDAARKLLERLIQDLAGKGTKETGIQISGKQATVKLLPV; encoded by the coding sequence ATGTTGTTGATGAACGAAAAAATAAAAGCGCGCGAGGTTGAGCTGACGGGACTGGACGGCGAGGATCTCGGCATCATGTCAAGAGACGAGGCGCTAGCGCTGGCGAAAGCGAACAAGGCGGATTTAGTGTGCACTTCGCTGTTCAGCAGCCCGCCGCCATGCAAGCTGGTCAGCCGCGGAATGGCCAAGCAGGAGGCCGTGAAGGAGAAGAGGGGACAGAAGCAGGCTGACGGTCCTGTCAAAGTAAAAGAATTTCGCCTGACCGTACATATCGAGGACTATGACTATGACACCAAGCTGTCCCAAATGCAGCGGCTGCTTGAATCGGGCAAGGCGGTCCAGCCGATCATCCGCATTCAGGGCAAGGAGGGCGATGCCGCCCGGAAGCTCCTGGAACGGTTAATCCAGGACCTCGCCGGGAAGGGCACGAAGGAAACCGGCATCCAGATTAGCGGCAAGCAGGCGACAGTTAAGCTGCTTCCGGTGTAA
- a CDS encoding elongation factor G, with translation MKNILNIGVLAHVDAGKTTLTEQILFKTGVINRAGSVDQGNTTTDSLDIERRRGITVKSAAVSFMLGELKVNLIDTPGHADFISEVEHSLSVLDGVILVISAIEGVQAQTRVLMQTLKEQGIPTILFINKLDRMGADYRKVCSMIRQRLSGNVCEMSVPSEEGTAWATVRPADPHEAGWLEILASNNEDMLRHYAHDIPVSAVRLQAELRQQTKNAEAYPLFAGSAARGVGIEPLLEAMQSFLPVHTPAEDSADPLSGLAFKVMKQANGERLAYLRLFAGSIRKRERIPVVSKDGHTSHVKVKQLFSLMHGAIVPTDGVHAGDIAVLGGVDVKVGDVIGVVSDRMKSFHFERPPIQVKVSAMDAKDAPILHLALSDLTMEDPFLQYNRDSRTNESFIHVFGKVQQEILLETIREQYGIEAVFSAPKVMCLEKPVSAGAAVERMGEPQNPFYATVGFRVEPGTDGSGLQYRLEVELGSLPLAFQKAIKDTVYEVLQEGLYGWSVTDIVVTLTHTGYASPVSTAKDFRSLTPLVLMKALNEAGTDVYEPVNKLQFIVPEFSLSKVLSSLAALEGAFEEPRFVNGIVHINGTIPVRTSDQLKAEVHALTSGEGLLTIRPGGHVRVRGMIPVNARKQINPLHRGEYMLYLNNIM, from the coding sequence ATGAAGAACATATTGAATATCGGGGTGTTGGCCCATGTTGATGCCGGCAAAACGACATTAACCGAACAGATTCTCTTTAAAACAGGCGTGATCAACCGAGCCGGCTCGGTTGATCAGGGCAATACAACGACCGATTCGCTCGATATTGAGCGCCGTCGGGGAATTACGGTCAAATCCGCGGCGGTTTCGTTTATGCTGGGAGAATTGAAGGTCAATTTGATCGACACGCCCGGTCATGCGGATTTTATATCGGAAGTCGAGCATTCGTTAAGCGTTCTGGACGGCGTTATCCTGGTTATTTCTGCCATTGAAGGCGTGCAGGCACAAACAAGGGTGCTGATGCAAACGTTAAAGGAACAGGGTATCCCGACCATTTTATTTATAAACAAGCTCGACCGGATGGGTGCGGACTACCGCAAAGTCTGCAGCATGATCCGTCAGCGGCTGAGCGGGAACGTGTGCGAGATGTCGGTCCCATCGGAGGAAGGTACGGCGTGGGCCACGGTCCGTCCCGCCGACCCTCATGAAGCTGGCTGGCTCGAGATTCTGGCTTCGAACAACGAAGATATGCTGCGGCATTATGCGCACGACATCCCTGTTTCTGCGGTTCGATTGCAGGCGGAATTGCGCCAGCAGACCAAGAACGCCGAAGCTTATCCGCTATTTGCGGGATCCGCAGCCAGGGGCGTAGGGATCGAGCCCCTGCTGGAGGCGATGCAGTCCTTCCTGCCTGTTCATACTCCCGCCGAGGACAGCGCCGATCCTTTATCCGGCCTTGCATTCAAGGTCATGAAGCAGGCAAATGGTGAGCGTCTTGCCTATCTTCGATTGTTCGCCGGAAGCATCCGTAAGCGGGAGCGAATACCGGTCGTTTCGAAAGACGGGCATACATCGCATGTTAAGGTAAAGCAGCTGTTTAGCCTGATGCATGGAGCCATCGTGCCAACGGACGGCGTCCATGCAGGGGACATCGCGGTCCTGGGCGGCGTGGATGTTAAGGTAGGCGACGTGATCGGCGTTGTTTCCGATCGCATGAAGTCTTTCCACTTTGAACGCCCGCCGATCCAGGTCAAGGTATCCGCCATGGATGCAAAGGATGCTCCAATCCTGCATCTCGCACTGAGCGACCTCACTATGGAGGACCCTTTCCTGCAATATAACCGGGATTCAAGAACGAATGAAAGCTTTATTCACGTGTTCGGCAAGGTTCAGCAGGAGATCCTGCTTGAAACCATCAGGGAGCAGTACGGGATCGAGGCCGTCTTCTCCGCTCCGAAAGTGATGTGTTTGGAGAAGCCCGTTTCTGCCGGCGCGGCCGTGGAGCGGATGGGAGAGCCCCAGAATCCCTTCTATGCAACCGTCGGTTTCCGGGTTGAGCCGGGAACCGATGGATCGGGATTGCAATACCGGTTGGAGGTTGAGCTCGGATCCCTTCCGCTAGCCTTTCAGAAAGCAATCAAAGATACCGTGTATGAGGTTCTGCAGGAAGGGCTCTATGGTTGGTCCGTCACGGATATCGTCGTGACTTTAACCCATACCGGCTATGCAAGCCCCGTCTCGACCGCCAAGGATTTCCGGAGTCTGACGCCGCTCGTGCTGATGAAGGCGTTGAACGAGGCTGGAACGGATGTATATGAACCGGTAAACAAGCTTCAATTCATCGTCCCGGAATTTAGCTTGAGCAAGGTGTTGTCATCCCTGGCTGCTCTAGAAGGAGCCTTCGAGGAACCAAGGTTTGTGAACGGCATCGTCCACATCAATGGAACGATCCCTGTTCGCACCTCCGACCAGCTCAAAGCCGAGGTCCACGCCTTGACGAGCGGCGAAGGCCTGCTGACCATCAGGCCAGGCGGTCACGTTCGTGTCCGCGGAATGATTCCGGTGAACGCCCGCAAGCAGATAAATCCGCTTCACCGCGGGGAGTACATGCTGTACCTGAACAACATCATGTAA
- a CDS encoding Crp/Fnr family transcriptional regulator, with translation MKESRDPERLRSLIYEHRMENVFPEELEPYLLLCNYDQGESICQQGGTAEYLYVLVEGKIKVFTTSPEGKALILSFKTPLEVIGDIEYIQGNPFINTVQAVMPTTMVAVHHRWLDKYGQSHPPLLQFLLQILTRKFYIKSNFMSFNLMHPVEVRLASYLLSISQGGSGAFESDPPDAFQLSDIANLLGTSYRHLNRVIHKFCKEGLIERRRGIILIKNREKLLEVAGGNIYEE, from the coding sequence ATGAAAGAAAGCCGCGACCCGGAACGGCTGCGTTCCTTGATTTATGAGCACCGGATGGAGAATGTGTTCCCGGAGGAACTGGAGCCTTATCTGTTGCTGTGTAATTACGACCAGGGGGAAAGCATCTGCCAGCAAGGGGGGACAGCCGAGTATCTTTATGTGCTTGTCGAAGGGAAAATCAAAGTATTTACAACGTCACCGGAAGGCAAGGCGCTTATACTGTCCTTTAAAACGCCGCTGGAGGTGATCGGGGATATTGAGTATATTCAAGGAAATCCGTTCATCAATACGGTGCAGGCGGTGATGCCGACGACCATGGTTGCCGTTCATCATCGCTGGCTGGATAAATACGGTCAGTCGCATCCGCCGCTGCTTCAGTTTCTGCTGCAAATTCTCACCCGCAAATTCTATATTAAGTCCAATTTCATGAGCTTTAATCTGATGCATCCGGTGGAAGTCCGCCTAGCCAGTTATCTGCTTTCGATCTCGCAAGGCGGTTCCGGAGCATTCGAAAGTGATCCTCCCGATGCCTTCCAGCTGTCTGACATTGCGAATCTGCTCGGGACAAGCTACAGGCATCTGAATCGGGTGATTCATAAATTTTGCAAGGAAGGCTTGATCGAGCGCCGCCGCGGCATCATCCTGATCAAGAACCGGGAGAAGCTGCTGGAGGTGGCCGGGGGCAATATTTATGAAGAATAA
- a CDS encoding TetR/AcrR family transcriptional regulator, which produces MKQEERREQTQHILLEATEELIREKGCSQTTLTDIMKRTGLSKGAIFHYVSGKDELYINVLKAKLAESNERFMNEVNKQGKEKQFEGPMNAIAHGMTKLESRDDISNQILMYLIGKSDQPGIAEIVAGFYRESTATSRNWIETGQEAGVIPKSIDAERTAELFELLSFGLRVRGLIGAKSDVFGTKEYEDFIIGILQPGEAGKGGRSR; this is translated from the coding sequence ATGAAGCAAGAAGAACGCCGAGAGCAAACGCAGCACATCCTCCTGGAAGCAACAGAGGAATTGATCCGGGAGAAGGGCTGCAGTCAAACGACGTTAACGGATATAATGAAGCGCACCGGACTCTCCAAAGGCGCGATCTTTCATTACGTTTCCGGCAAAGATGAGCTGTATATCAATGTATTGAAAGCGAAGCTCGCGGAATCAAACGAACGGTTTATGAATGAAGTAAACAAGCAGGGGAAGGAGAAGCAGTTTGAAGGACCCATGAACGCCATCGCGCATGGGATGACGAAGCTGGAAAGCCGCGATGACATAAGCAACCAGATTTTGATGTATTTGATCGGAAAGAGCGATCAGCCGGGGATTGCCGAGATTGTAGCCGGGTTTTACAGGGAATCGACGGCGACCTCGAGGAATTGGATCGAGACCGGGCAGGAAGCGGGCGTAATTCCAAAGTCCATCGATGCCGAGCGGACGGCGGAGCTGTTCGAATTGCTGTCTTTCGGGCTGCGGGTACGGGGATTGATCGGGGCCAAGAGCGACGTCTTCGGTACGAAGGAATATGAGGATTTTATCATCGGTATTCTGCAGCCCGGAGAAGCCGGGAAGGGGGGCAGGAGCCGATGA
- a CDS encoding GNAT family N-acetyltransferase codes for MISLHAINKNNWEDCIRLKPKAEQVKWIAPNLYSIAEAQFMDGFRTRAIYHDEDMVGFVMYGVHTYDDNYWIYRFMIDEHYQGLHYAKPALRLVLEEIRSAPDRTKHVMLCYKKENERAEKLYLQIGFREAGIAPWGDKMAKYTFAG; via the coding sequence ATGATTTCACTTCATGCGATCAATAAAAACAACTGGGAGGACTGCATCCGCCTCAAGCCGAAGGCTGAGCAAGTGAAGTGGATTGCACCCAACCTATACTCCATCGCGGAGGCGCAGTTTATGGATGGATTCCGGACAAGGGCCATATATCATGATGAGGACATGGTTGGTTTTGTCATGTACGGGGTCCATACCTACGATGATAACTATTGGATTTACCGGTTCATGATCGATGAGCATTATCAGGGACTGCATTATGCGAAGCCGGCCCTGCGGCTGGTGCTGGAAGAGATTCGCAGCGCGCCGGATCGGACGAAGCATGTGATGCTTTGTTATAAAAAAGAGAATGAGCGGGCGGAGAAATTATATCTCCAGATCGGTTTTCGTGAAGCGGGGATCGCGCCTTGGGGGGATAAGATGGCAAAATATACGTTTGCCGGCTGA
- a CDS encoding DMT family transporter, translated as MRGIGFAMLGGACITMQGVANARISQDMGTWPAATVTQLTGFLMALVILSFFRDGRRHWVKQVNPLYLLGGALAAPIIFSEVTAIRHIGVTLTISALLIAQLSLTFVIDAGGWFGVPKKRITAAHCIGIAMMIAGVLILKM; from the coding sequence ATGAGAGGAATTGGATTTGCTATGCTGGGCGGTGCATGCATAACGATGCAAGGTGTGGCGAACGCAAGGATCAGTCAGGACATGGGGACATGGCCGGCCGCAACCGTAACGCAGCTGACGGGGTTTTTGATGGCTTTGGTGATTTTGTCCTTCTTCCGTGACGGCAGGCGGCATTGGGTCAAGCAGGTGAATCCGCTCTATCTATTAGGAGGCGCTTTGGCGGCACCCATCATCTTCAGTGAAGTTACCGCGATCCGGCATATCGGGGTGACCTTGACGATATCGGCGCTGTTGATCGCGCAGCTGAGCCTGACGTTCGTGATTGACGCCGGTGGCTGGTTTGGCGTGCCCAAGAAGAGGATTACGGCAGCTCATTGCATCGGTATTGCCATGATGATTGCCGGTGTGCTGATCCTTAAGATGTAA
- a CDS encoding pentapeptide repeat-containing protein, which translates to MTNKQSSPETLRQSLQSDCSSCFGLCCVALPFAASSDFAVNKDAGTPCSNLRADFRCGIHDHLRQKGFRGCTVFDCFGAGQKVSQLTYQRRDWRQAPETAKEMFDVFPIMRQLHELLWYLSEALEQQPAQEIHADIEHALAETERMTLLPPPALLKLDVAAHRAEVNLLLLRTSELVREDARRKHTGPPIRKKIGGRGADLIGAKLNGADLRYANLRGAYLIAADLRGADLRAADLIGADFRDADIRGANLTGCLFLTQAQVQAAVGDASTKLPPSLTHPQHWSA; encoded by the coding sequence ATGACGAACAAACAATCCTCACCCGAAACGCTCCGGCAAAGCCTGCAATCGGACTGCTCCAGCTGCTTCGGCTTATGCTGCGTGGCACTGCCCTTTGCGGCTTCATCGGATTTTGCGGTGAATAAGGACGCCGGAACACCCTGCAGCAATCTGAGAGCCGATTTCCGCTGCGGCATTCACGATCATCTGAGACAAAAGGGCTTCCGCGGCTGCACCGTTTTCGATTGCTTTGGCGCAGGACAGAAGGTGTCCCAGCTTACTTATCAGCGACGCGACTGGCGGCAGGCACCTGAGACCGCCAAGGAAATGTTCGACGTATTTCCGATTATGCGGCAGCTCCACGAGCTGTTATGGTATTTAAGCGAAGCATTGGAACAGCAGCCTGCTCAAGAGATTCATGCCGATATCGAGCATGCGCTGGCGGAGACCGAGCGGATGACGCTTCTCCCCCCGCCTGCACTGCTCAAGCTGGATGTGGCAGCTCATCGGGCCGAAGTCAATCTGCTGCTGCTTCGGACCAGCGAGCTTGTCCGGGAGGATGCCCGCCGCAAGCACACTGGTCCTCCCATCAGGAAGAAGATCGGCGGCCGGGGAGCGGACCTGATCGGCGCTAAGCTAAATGGCGCAGATCTTCGTTATGCCAATCTGAGAGGGGCTTATCTCATCGCAGCTGATCTGCGGGGCGCGGATCTGAGAGCAGCCGATCTGATCGGCGCGGATTTCCGGGATGCAGACATTCGTGGAGCCAATTTGACCGGGTGCCTCTTCCTAACCCAAGCCCAGGTCCAAGCAGCCGTCGGGGATGCAAGCACGAAGCTCCCGCCTTCGTTGACGCATCCGCAGCATTGGTCTGCCTAA
- a CDS encoding glutamine--tRNA ligase/YqeY domain fusion protein, which translates to MSTDKKNADMTDFLTDIVRVDIAGGVYSRPIATRFPPEPNGYLHIGSAYAIHVNHSIAERFGGRFNLRFDDTNPLKEDVKYVEAIKRDIEWLGLKPEVCFGSDYSQQIYEAAIKLIRKGKAYVCDLSPEQMAAYRGTLTEPGKDSPYRGRTVEANESLFKQMKNGEHAAASKVLRAKIDMSSPNLNLRDPVLYRIIHAEHYRTGKEWCIYPMYDFAHPIQDAIEGITHSLCSAEFKDHRPLYEWVLRELEISEPPKQREFGRLNVSGTVTSKRYLRELVEGGYVDGWDDPRLPTLQGLRRRGVTPGGLRRFFEELGALKNPSTVDSAMLEHYVRQDLKMRAINAMAVMHPLKVVITNFPADRKEMLVLPNREGDESLGTRKVPFTRELLIEREDFMENPIAGFHRLSPGQEVRLKGAYFIRCEHVVKDPATGEITELYCTYDPLTRSGSGFNARKVKSTIQWVSKECGVPAELHLYDRLLKESAVLEESGNDWKELLNPASLIRVEKAILEPSMKNASSHETYQFIRHGYFCLDNKHAHSGKLVFNRVVPLKDSWKRQNSDILK; encoded by the coding sequence ATGAGCACTGACAAAAAGAACGCGGATATGACTGATTTTCTGACGGATATCGTGCGGGTGGATATCGCGGGCGGTGTGTACAGCAGGCCGATCGCAACGCGGTTCCCGCCTGAGCCGAACGGTTACCTTCACATCGGAAGCGCTTATGCCATCCATGTTAACCATTCGATTGCCGAACGGTTTGGCGGCAGATTTAATCTGCGCTTCGACGATACGAATCCGCTTAAGGAAGACGTTAAATATGTGGAAGCGATCAAGCGGGATATCGAATGGCTCGGATTGAAGCCGGAGGTCTGCTTCGGATCGGATTACTCGCAGCAAATATACGAGGCCGCGATCAAGCTGATCCGCAAGGGCAAGGCTTATGTCTGTGACCTTAGTCCGGAGCAGATGGCTGCTTACCGCGGCACGCTGACCGAGCCGGGGAAGGATAGTCCATACCGAGGCCGGACGGTGGAAGCAAACGAGTCTTTGTTCAAGCAGATGAAGAATGGAGAGCATGCAGCCGCTTCGAAGGTGCTTCGGGCGAAGATCGATATGTCATCACCCAATCTTAATTTGCGGGATCCCGTACTGTACCGGATTATCCATGCTGAGCATTATCGAACCGGAAAAGAGTGGTGTATCTACCCGATGTATGACTTTGCCCATCCGATCCAGGATGCCATTGAAGGGATTACGCATTCCCTATGCTCGGCTGAGTTCAAAGATCACCGCCCGCTTTATGAATGGGTACTCAGGGAGCTTGAAATTTCCGAGCCTCCCAAGCAGAGGGAATTCGGCCGGCTGAACGTATCGGGAACGGTCACAAGCAAGCGATATTTAAGGGAGCTGGTTGAAGGAGGCTATGTCGACGGCTGGGATGATCCGAGGCTGCCGACGCTGCAAGGATTGCGACGAAGAGGCGTGACTCCGGGAGGGCTTCGTCGATTCTTCGAAGAGCTTGGCGCGCTAAAAAATCCAAGTACCGTGGACTCGGCGATGCTCGAGCATTATGTCCGTCAGGATTTGAAGATGCGGGCCATCAATGCCATGGCCGTCATGCATCCACTTAAAGTGGTCATCACGAATTTTCCGGCGGACCGCAAGGAAATGCTTGTGCTGCCGAACCGTGAAGGCGATGAGTCTCTGGGGACTAGAAAAGTCCCGTTCACCAGAGAGCTGTTGATCGAGCGGGAGGATTTCATGGAGAACCCGATCGCCGGATTTCACCGGCTGTCGCCGGGGCAGGAGGTGCGGCTGAAGGGGGCTTACTTTATCCGCTGCGAGCATGTCGTAAAGGATCCGGCGACCGGTGAAATTACCGAGCTGTACTGCACCTATGACCCGTTGACACGAAGCGGAAGCGGGTTCAATGCGCGTAAAGTGAAGTCGACGATTCAATGGGTGTCCAAGGAATGCGGGGTTCCTGCGGAGCTGCATCTGTATGACCGCCTTCTGAAGGAGTCCGCTGTTCTCGAGGAATCCGGCAACGATTGGAAGGAGCTGCTGAATCCGGCATCTTTGATCCGAGTGGAGAAGGCCATTCTTGAGCCAAGCATGAAAAATGCCTCCTCCCATGAAACCTACCAGTTCATCAGACACGGCTACTTCTGTCTCGATAACAAGCACGCCCATTCGGGGAAGCTGGTGTTTAACCGTGTTGTTCCGCTGAAGGATTCGTGGAAGAGGCAAAACAGCGATATATTGAAATAA
- a CDS encoding NUDIX hydrolase produces MESIIDKVAWLHVVDGRILCARSRGKDTYYIPGGKREAGETEVETLVREIEEELSVRVKAESAVHYGTFEAEAHGKTDGVIVKMSCYTAEADGELSPASEIEELAWLTYQDKGHVSEVSRLIFDRLYETKQLID; encoded by the coding sequence ATGGAATCCATCATTGATAAAGTCGCATGGCTGCATGTGGTTGACGGACGTATCTTGTGCGCCCGCTCCAGAGGTAAGGATACGTACTATATTCCCGGAGGAAAGCGGGAGGCCGGCGAGACGGAGGTTGAAACGCTAGTCAGGGAAATTGAAGAGGAGCTGTCCGTCAGGGTAAAGGCAGAAAGCGCCGTCCACTATGGAACATTTGAGGCGGAGGCGCACGGCAAAACCGATGGCGTCATCGTGAAGATGTCCTGTTATACGGCAGAGGCGGACGGAGAGCTGTCGCCAGCCTCGGAAATCGAGGAGCTGGCATGGTTGACTTATCAAGATAAAGGACATGTGTCCGAGGTGAGCCGGCTGATCTTTGATCGGTTATACGAGACCAAGCAGCTGATCGATTAA